A stretch of DNA from Nonlabens ponticola:
ATAAAGGTGTCAACAGCAGTATTGATGAGGTTATCAAAAGAGGCGTTACCCCTATAAATGCAGCTGCATTCAAAGCACTTGCCGATGATCCTGAATTTTTGGTACTAGACGTAAGATCTCCTCAAGAATTTACCGCAGGACACGTTCCAGGATCTTGGTTCATAGGATTAGACGGTCAATTTGCACCATGGGTAGGCGCACTGATTGAAAATATTGATCAAAAAATAATTCTTGTCGTTGAGCCTGGACGTGAACGAGAAGCTGTGACCAGACTAGCTCGTGTAGGATACGACAATGCAAATGGTTTTTTATATGGAGGTTTTGAATCCTGGAAAAATGCAGGATTCGATGTTGCTACCACGGGCAATGTGAGTGCAAAACAGTTCTTAGATGGATTGAACGATGGTAGCATTAAAAATGCAATAGACAGCCGTAAATCTGGAGAGTATGAGAATTCCCATCTTGCGGAAACAGAGCTTCTACCTTTAGCTGGCATTCATGCCCATCTACCTCATTTAGATAAAGAAAAAACGTATCATGTTCATTGTGCCGGTGGTTATAGGTCGGTAATTTTTGCCAGTATTGCTCAAGCAAATGGCATTGACAATATGATTAATGTAGAAGGTGGATATGGCGCTATTAAAAAAGTCGCCAAGCCACAACAATTGATTACCTTGTAACTATGGAAAACATCAACAACCAACGCTGGAAAGAACTTACCTCACAAGATGATAATAAGGTCATCCTTGACGTGCGCACCGATGAAGAAGTGGCGGATGGTATCATTCCTAATTCCATTCAATTAGACATTTACCAACCACAAGAATTTATGGATGGTATCAATGCAATGGACAAAACAAAAACTTATTACATCTATTGCAGGTCTGGTGGTCGCAGTGCTCAAGCCTGTCAAATCATGGAACAGGCTGGATTTGAACGCACCTATAATCTAGAAGGTGGTTACAGCAATTGGGATGGTGACACTGCAATGCCTAAATCCTAAAGCATGAGCAATATAATTCGTGCAGTTTTAGCAATAGCATTCATAATCGCGCTGGTATCGTGTTCAAAAGATGCTGCGACAGTTACCCAGATATCAGTTGAAGAAGCTGAGACTTTGATTGAATTAGATGATGTTCAATTGATTGACGTACGCAGTGCTGTGCAATATGATAAAAAGCGACTTGATGGCGCTATCAACATTGATGTCGAGGATGAGCGATTCAATCGATTATTAGAAAATATGGATAAGGATGAGCCAGTCCTACTCTACTGCAATCAAGGAAATAAAAGTGCGCGTTGCTCGCAAATTCTTGAAGATCGCGGCTTTACTAAAATTTATGACATTGATGGCGGCCTGGCTAAATGGGAAGCATCGGGACGCAAAGTCATTGTTAAAGAAATAGAATAATCTATTATGAAATTATCACTCATACCCAATCTCAAGCATGTTGATGCCAATAACTTCTTTCTACTATGCGGCCCATGTGCGATAGAAGGTGAAGACATGGCGATGCGCATTGCTGAAAAAGTTGTGCGCATAACTGATGACCTAAACATACCTTATATTTTTAAGGGTAGCTTCAAGAAAGCTAATCGCAGTCGTATTGATAGTTTTACTGGCATAGGTGATGAGAATGCTTTAGAGATTTTGCAAAAGGTTGGAGAGAAATTCAATATCCCAACCGTTACTGATATTCATGAAGTTAACGATGCAGCACTAGCAGCACAGTATGTAGATGTTTTACAAATTCCTGCATTCCTAGTACGTCAGACTGATCTGGTGGTAGCCGCAGCAGAGACTGGAAAAGTGGTCAACCTTAAAAAAGGCCAGTTCATGTCTCCTGAGAGCATGAAACATGCTGCAACGAAAGTTACCGATAGCGGCAATGAACAGGTGATGATTACTGACCGTGGTACGATGTTCGGTTATCAGGATATGATTGTGGACTTTAGAGGTATTCCTACCATGCGCCAGTATGCGCCTACCGTGCTTGATGTGACTCACAGTTTGCAGCAACCCAATCAATCCAGCGGCGTAACTGGTGGTAGACCTGATATGATTGAAACAATCGCACGCGCAGGAATCGTCAATCACGTTGACGGACTTTTTATTGAAACGCATTTTGATCCAGCTAATGCCAAAAGTGATGGTGCCAACATGCTGGACCTACAACACCTAGAAGGTTTGCTAACTAGACTGGTAGAGATTAGGAAGACGATAAACTCTTTTTAATCTTCAACTGGTTGTAAGTATTGAGCTTTCGCGAAAGCGTAATTATGATAATCATTTAAAACGCCTTATTTCCAAATGATATCCTATCAAAAAGGATGAAGCTGCGGTAATGAGGAAGCTTATGTTTACTATTTATTGGCAGCGCGTATTTCAACGAAGAAATGTATCGATTAAAAACATATTTTAAAGCTGTACATCGATATTAGAGATTTTGATTGACTTATGGACGGTGGGTATAATATTTTTATCTCATGATAAAGAAACTCTCAAAAATTGTGATTAGCGGTGCTATCTGCTTGTGCGCTATCTCAATGACCGCTCAAATAGGTGTCAATACTAACGAGCCTACTGCAAACCTAGATGTCAACGGTACTTTAAGAGTGCGAAGTCTTGAAAAAACTACCAACGGTTTTCAAGCAAATGGAACCGTTCTATATATAATGGGAGTTGATCAAGATGGAAATGTGATTCCTATAGAAATAGGAGAAAATATTGTTCTTGAGAATAACATACTTAAAGTGCAACTTCCTGAACAAGACAACTCACCTGAAGAATTACCTAATGGTGGTCAATTAAATGAGTTATATGAATCCGGCGATGAAGCGGTAATCAACAACCTAGATCTAGGTATAGTTTTACCTGGCGATGGACGTGCTAGTTGGCCCGTATTCAAACTAGAAAATGGAAGCAATGATGAAGAAGTCCAAATTACCGGAATAAGGCCAGCTCCCAATGGCACGATGGCTTACCTATACCCTACTTCTGGTAGTATCATGCTGAGGAAAAACGATAATGATTCTGAGCCAGAAAATCGAATTGAGGCGCAAAATAATATCAAGATTAAGAAAAACGAGATGGCACTGATTATGTATGATGCCCAGATCCAAAAATGGATCGTTGTTTCTAGTCCGCAAAATGATGATGACTAATTAACCTTATAA
This window harbors:
- a CDS encoding rhodanese-like domain-containing protein, translated to MENINNQRWKELTSQDDNKVILDVRTDEEVADGIIPNSIQLDIYQPQEFMDGINAMDKTKTYYIYCRSGGRSAQACQIMEQAGFERTYNLEGGYSNWDGDTAMPKS
- a CDS encoding rhodanese-like domain-containing protein, encoding MSNIIRAVLAIAFIIALVSCSKDAATVTQISVEEAETLIELDDVQLIDVRSAVQYDKKRLDGAINIDVEDERFNRLLENMDKDEPVLLYCNQGNKSARCSQILEDRGFTKIYDIDGGLAKWEASGRKVIVKEIE
- the kdsA gene encoding 3-deoxy-8-phosphooctulonate synthase, which codes for MKLSLIPNLKHVDANNFFLLCGPCAIEGEDMAMRIAEKVVRITDDLNIPYIFKGSFKKANRSRIDSFTGIGDENALEILQKVGEKFNIPTVTDIHEVNDAALAAQYVDVLQIPAFLVRQTDLVVAAAETGKVVNLKKGQFMSPESMKHAATKVTDSGNEQVMITDRGTMFGYQDMIVDFRGIPTMRQYAPTVLDVTHSLQQPNQSSGVTGGRPDMIETIARAGIVNHVDGLFIETHFDPANAKSDGANMLDLQHLEGLLTRLVEIRKTINSF